From Pagrus major chromosome 2, Pma_NU_1.0, one genomic window encodes:
- the trpc4b gene encoding short transient receptor potential channel 4b yields the protein MSQLYYRKADNSSYRDRIPLRIVRAEAELSAMERAYLGAVEKGDYASVKQALEEAEIYFRININCIDPLGRTALLIAIDNENLEIIELLLSYNVYVGDALLHAIRKEVVGAVELLLNHKKPRGEKQVPPILLDKQFSDFTPDITPIILAAHTNNYEIIKLLVQRGVSIPQPHAVRCNCVECASSSDVDGLRHSRSRLNIYKALSSPSLIALSSEDPFLTAFQLSSELKELSTVENEFKSEYEELSHTCKQFAKDLLDQTRSSRELEIILNYRDDINPLLDENANDLARLKLAIKYCQKEFVAQPNCQQLLASRWYDEFPGWRRRHWAAKLITCIFIGLLFPLLSIFYLISPKSRYGLFIRKPFIKFICHTSSYLSFLFLLFLASQHIASAQKDYQGPPPTTVEWMILPWVLGFIWTEIKQMWDSGFKDYIDDWWNLMDFIMNSLYLATISLKIVAHVKYSCSKPRSSWEMWHPTLVAEALFAIANIFSSLRLICLFTANSHLGPLQISLGRMLLDILKFLFIYCLVLLAFANGLNQLYFYYETDGGECKGIRCSQQNNAFSTLFETLQSLFWSIFGLISLYVTNVEPQHEFTEFVGTTMFGTYNVISLVVLLNMLIAMMNNSYQHIADHADIEWKFARTKLWMSYFEEGGTLPSPFNIIPSPKSVYYLFSWIKRHLLKRPAIIRLETFETLGRRAAENVRLNHEYQEVLRNLMKRYVAAMIRDAKTEEGLTEENFKELKQDISSFRYEVLGMMKGTVASSTLAYPGNSFKYSPNLATKEPQHRLSVSDLTTTTLVLSGVPNSTGSVGSSGPLQRHSRPPSLKCDEIHSVSEEDTLVSDQQNEELQTKKVVVEVLQKAASKKVKNGPKIYKN from the exons ATGTCACAGCTGTATTACAGGAAAGCTGACAACTCGTCATACAGGGACCGCATCCCGCTGCGGATCGTGCGGGCCGAGGCTGAGCTCTCTGCCATGGAGAGGGCCTACCTGGGGGCTGTTGAGAAGGGGGACTATGCCAGTGTGAAACAAGCCCTGGAGGAGGCTGAGATCTACTTCAGGATCAACATCAACTGCATCGACCCCCTGGGACGCACGGCGCTGCTCATCGCCATTGATAACGAGAACCTGGAGATCattgagctgctgctcagctatAATGTATATGTGGGTGATGCTCTGCTACATGCCATCCGCAAAGAAGTGGTGGGAGCTGTGGAGCTGCTGCTCAACCACAAGAAGCCACGTGGGGAGAAACAG GTCCCACCAATTCTCCTGGACAAACAGTTTTCAGACTTCACCCCAGACATCACTCCAATCATCCTTGCAGCCCACACCAACAACTATGAGATCATCAAGCTGCTCGTGCAGCGAGGTGTTTCCATACCTCAGCCACATGCTGTGCGCTGCAACTGCGTGGAGTGTGCGTCCAGTTCAGACGTGGACGGCCTTCGTCACTCACGCTCCCGTCTCAATATCTACAAGGCCCTCTCCAGCCCCTCGCTCATCGCCCTCTCCAGCGAGGATCCTTTCCTCACTGCCTTTCAGCTCAGCTCGGAGCTGAAGGAGCTCAGCACAGTGGAGAATGAGTTCAAATCAGAGTATGAGGAGCTGTCCCATACGTGTAAACAATTTGCAAAGGACCTCTTGGACCAGACCAGAAGCTCTAGAGAGTTGGAAATAATCCTCAACTACCGTGATGACATCAACCCTCTGCTGGATGAGAATGCTAATGATCTGGCCCGACTGAAGCTGGCTATCAAGTACTGCCAGAAAGAG ttTGTTGCTCAGCCCAACTGTCAACAGCTGCTGGCCTCTCGGTGGTATGATGAGTTCCCAGGCTGGAGGAGGCGTCACTGGGCAGCAAAGCTCATCACATGTATCTTCATCGGCCTCCTCTTCCCCCTGTTATCCATCTTCTACCTGATCTCTCCAAAGAGCCGCTATGGCTTATTTATCCGGAAGCCGTTTATCAAGTTCATCTGTCACACCTCTTCCTACCTGagcttcctcttcctgctcttcttGGCCTCGCAGCATATAGCCTCTGCACAGAAGGACTATCAGGGCCCGCCACCCACCACTGTGGAATGGATGATCCTGCCATGGGTGCTTG GCTTTATATGGACTGAGATCAAACAGATGTGGGATAGTGGCTTCAAAGACTACATAGATGACTGGTGGAACTTGATGGACTTCATAATGAACTCCTTGTATCTTGCAACAATTTCACTGAAGATTGTCGCTCATGTAAAG tacagttgCAGTAAACCCAGAAGCAGCTGGGAAATGTGGCACCCGACTTTGGTTGCAGAGGCACTGTTTGCCATCGCCAACATCTTCAGTTCCTTGCGTCTCATCTGCCTTTTCACTGCCAACTCCCATCTGGGCCCCTTACAGATTTCACTGGGCCGCATGCTCCTGGACATCCTTAAGTTCCTCTTCATCTACTGTCTAGTGTTGTTAGCCTTCGCCAATGGCCTCAACCAGCTCtacttttattatgaaacagATGGTGGTGAATGCAAGGGTATTCGCTGCAGTCAGCAAAACAATGCCTTCTCAAC GCTGTTCGAGACGCTGCAGTCATTATTTTGGTCTATTTTTGGCCTGATTTCCCTCTATGTGACAAATGTGGAACCACAACATGAATTTACTGAGTTTGTGGGCACTACCATGTTTGGCACGTACAATGTCATCTCTCTGGTAGTGCTTCTCAACATGCTAATTGCAATGATGAACAACTCCTATCAGCACATTGCT gatcATGCAGATATAGAGTGGAAATTTGCAAGAACAAAATTATGGATGAGCTATTTTGAAGAAGGCGGAACTTTACCATCTCCATTCAATATAATACCCAGTCCAAAGTCTGTTTATTATCTATTTTCATGGATAAAGAGGCATTTGTTGAAGAGACCAGCCATAATAAGGCTTGAAACATTTGAAACTTTGGGG AGACGTGCAGCTGAAAATGTAAGATTAAACCATGAGTATCAg gAGGTTTTGAGGAACCTTATGAAGCGATATGTGGCTGCAATGATCAGAGATGCCAAGACAGAGGAAGGGTTGACAGAAGAGAATTTCAAG GAGCTGAAGCAGGATATCTCCAGTTTCCGCTATGAAGTCCTTGGAATGATGAAGGGTACAGTTGCAAGCTCCACCTTGGCTTATCCTGGAAACTCATTCAAATATTCTCCGAACTTGGCCACTAAAGAGCCTCAACACAGGCTGAGCGTGTCTGATTTGACCACCACCACCTTGGTGCTGAGTGGAGTCCCCAACTCTACTGGCTCTGTGGGCTCATCTGGGCCCCtccagagacacagcagaccccccTCTCTGAAATGTGATGAAATTCATTCAGTGTCAGAGGAAGACACATTGGTATCTGATCAACAAAACGAAGAACTTCAGACTAAGAAGGTGGTTGTGGAAGTCCTACAGAAAGCTGcaagcaagaaagtgaaaaatgggccaaaaatatataaaaattag